A stretch of the Nicotiana tabacum cultivar K326 chromosome 6, ASM71507v2, whole genome shotgun sequence genome encodes the following:
- the LOC107827603 gene encoding uncharacterized protein LOC107827603: MAISSGFAFSCRPHFPLSHGMRKVFVSCAAAIEAIEETDSGKEPAEWKRFNSKELGISSSMIAKPTRVVLNGLKSKGFEVYLVGGCVRDLILKRTPKDFDIITTAELKEVRRTFSHCEIVGRRFPICHVHVDTEVVEVSSFHTSGIRSERGLSLSFEKPVDCDEKDHFRWRNCLHRDFTINGLMFDPYSKFVYDYMGGVDDIRKAKVRTIGPASFSFIEDCARILRAVRIAARLGFRFGRETALSIKNLSSSVLRLDRGRLLMEMNYMLAYGSAEASLRLLWKFGLLEILLPIQAAYFVYYGFRRRDKRSNMLLSLFSNLDKLLAPDRPCHSSLWVAILAFHKALSDQPRDPLVVAAFVLGVHNGGDLSEALSIAKRISTQHDGSFHELESQDLDLAALKEEVVELATSVQRALTNMTDEYFVSRAMTNYPKAPYSDLVFIPLALYLRSCKVFQCVRMGKEKGFVAKQGSKIDYELLALGSLQEVRHVFARIVFDTIYPLNIGEDDT, from the exons ATGGCCATTTCCAGTGGTTTCGCATTTTCTTGTCGTCcgcatttccccctctctcatggCATGCGAAAG GTATTTGTTAGCTGTGCCGCAGCAATTGAAGCAATTGAAGAGACCGACAGTGGCAAAG AACCAGCGGAATGGAAGAGGTTCAACTCCAAGGAATTAGGAATTAGCAGTTCGATGATCGCTAAGCCTACAAGAGTTGTTCTTAATGGTCTCAAAAGTAAAG GATTTGAAGTTTACCTTGTGGGGGGCTGTGTTCGGGATCTTATTTTAAAACGAACGCCCAAAGACTTTGACATTATAACTACAGCTGAACTTAAAGAG GTGAGGAGAACATTTTCACATTGTGAGATAGTTGGAAGACGGTTTCCAATCTGCCATGTGCATGTTGATACTGAAGTTGTGGAG GTTTCAAGCTTTCACACCTCAGGAATAAGGTCTGAGAGGGGCTTGAGTTTATCTTTTGAGAAGCCAGTTGACTGTGATGAGAAGGACCACTTTCGATGGAGAAATTGTTTGCATAGAGATTTTACAATTAATGG GTTGATGTTTGACCCTTATTCAAAATTCGTCTATGATTACATGGGAGGAGTGGATGATATCAGGAAAGCTAAA GTACGGACAATCGGGCCTGCTAGTTTCTCATTCATAGAGGATTGCG CTCGAATCCTTCGTGCAGTTAGAATTGCTGCCAGACTAGGATTTCGATTTGGAAGGGAGACGGCTCTTTCTATCAAAAACTTATCATCTTCCGTCTTGAGGCTTGATAGG GGAAGGCTCCTCATGGAAATGAATTACATGTTAGCTTATGGCTCTGCTGAGGCTTCATTAAGATTGTTGTGGAAATTTGGTCTTCTAGAAATACTTTTGCCAATTCAG GCAGCATATTTCGTTTACTATGGCTTTAGAAGACGCGATAAGAGGTCTAACATGCTTTTG TCTCTGTTTTCCAACCTCGATAAATTACTGGCCCCTGATAGGCCATGCCACAGTAGCTTATG GGTTGCAATTTTGGCTTTCCATAAAGCACTTTCAGATCAGCCAAGGGATCCTTTGGTGGTTGCTGCATTTGTCCTTGGTGTCCATAACGGAGGCGATCTGTCAGAAGCATTAAGTATAGCTAAAAGGATCTCCACACAACATGATGGAAGCTTTCATGAGTTGGAGTCTCAGGATCTGGACTTGGCAGCTTTAAAAGAGGAAGTTGTGGAACTGGCAACTTCTGTTCAAAGGGCATTGACTAATATGACAGATGAGTATTTTGTCTCCCGAGCAATGACCAACTACCCCAAAGCGCCGTACTCAGATCTG GTGTTTATTCCATTAGCACTGTATTTAAGATCGTGCAAGGTTTTCCAATGCGTTAGAATGGGAAAGGAGAAGGGATTTGTAGCTAAACAAGGTAGCAAGATAGACTATGAGTTGTTAGCTTTGGGTAGCCTACAGGAAGTTCGACATGTCTTTGCAAGGATTGTCTTTGATACGATATATCCATTAAACATTGGCGAGGATGATACCTAG
- the LOC107793714 gene encoding mitochondrial phosphate carrier protein 3, mitochondrial: protein MAFSDNSVRKSLIPSYLYTGRSSNLTTLDHHDKMDSSSQPSVFPSSSTKNFLVAAPKEGSGSSSGSGYKVEMYTPAFYAASAVGGILSCGPTHTAVTPLDIVKCNMQIDPAKYKSISSGFGVLLKEQGIRGFFRGWAPTLLGYSAQGACKYGFYEYFKKYYSDLAGPENAIKYKTLIYLAGSASAEVIADVALCPFEAVKIRVQTQPGFARGLSDGLPKFVKAEGAAGLYKGIVPLWGRQIPYTMMKFASFETIVEQLYKHVIPTPKDQCSNTTQLGVSFAGGYLAGILCAVVSHPADNLVSFLNNAKGATVGDAVNKLGLWGLCTRGLPLRIFMIGTLTGAQWGIYDSFKVFVGLPTTGGAAPPAQK, encoded by the exons ATGGCTTTTTCGGATAACTCTGTCCGAAAATCTTTGATCCCCAGTTATCTTTACACGGGACGTTCTTCTAATCTCACTACTTTGGATCATCATGACAAAATGGATAGCTCATCTCAGCCGTCCGTTTTCCCGTCATCATCAACCAAGAATTTCTTGGTTGCGGCACCGAAGGAGGGGTCGGGTTCAAGTTCGGGTTCAGGGTATAAGGTAGAAATGTATACACCGGCGTTCTACGCTGCCAGTGCGGTGGGTGGTATTCTGAGCTGTGGTCCTACCCACACCGCTGTCACCCCGCTCGATATTGTTAAGTGCAACATGCAG ATTGATCCTGCAAAGTACAAGAGCATTTCCTCTGGTTTTGGAGTTCTGCTTAAAGAGCAGGGTATTAGAGGTTTTTTTAGGGGTTGGGCACCAACTTTACTTGGTTACAGCGCACAAGGAGCATGCAAATATGGATTCTACGAATATTTCAAGAAGTACTACTCAGACCTTGCTGGCCCTGAGAATGCTATCAAGTACAAGACTTTGATATATCTAGCTGGTTCTGCTTCTGCTGAAGTTATTGCTGATGTTGCACTCTGCCCTTTTGAGGCTGTCAAAATTCGTGTCCAAACTCAGCCTGGTTTTGCCAGAGGCTTGTCTGATGGACTTCCCAAATTTGTCAAAGCTGAAGGCGCTGCTGG GCTTTATAAGGGGATTGTACCTCTATGGGGACGACAAATTCCAT ATACCATGATGAAGTTTGCATCATTTGAAACCATAGTGGAACAACTCTATAAACATGTCATTCCAACACCAAAAGACCAGTGCAGTAATACTACGCAGCTTGGTGTGAGCTTCGCTGGTGGATATTTGGCTGGTATTCTCTGCGCTGTTGTATCACACCCTGCTGATAACCTAGTTTCTTTCCTCAACAATGCCAAGGGTGCAACTGTTGGCGAT GCTGTGAATAAGCTAGGCTTATGGGGTCTCTGTACTCGTGGTCTTCCCCTTCGTATATTCATGATTGGTACACTCACTGGAGCACAATGGGGAATCTATGATTCTTTCAAAGTTTTCGTTGGCCT GCCAACAACCGGTGGTGCTGCTCCTCCTGCCCAGAAGTGA